In Cryptomeria japonica chromosome 10, Sugi_1.0, whole genome shotgun sequence, a genomic segment contains:
- the LOC131030904 gene encoding small ribosomal subunit protein uS13z/uS13y/uS13x: MSLIANEEFQHILRVLNTNVDGRQKIMFALTSIKGIGRRFANIVCKKADVDMSKRAGELSAQELENLMVIVANPRQFKIPDWFLNRKKDHKDGRFSQVVSNALDMKLRDDLERLKKIRNHRGLRHYWGLRVRGQHTKTTGRRGKTVGVSKKR; this comes from the exons ATG TCACTTATAGCGAACGAAGAGTTTCAGCACATTCTTCGTGTGCTGAACACCAATGTTGATGGGCGACAGAAGATTATGTTTGCTCTGACTTCCATCAAGGGTATTGGTCGCCGTTTCGCTAACATAGTCTGCAAGAAGGCCGATGTTGATATGAGTAAAAG GGCTGGAGAGCTGTCAGCACAGGAATTGGAAAATCTTATGGTAATAGTGGCGAATCCTAGACAGTTCAAGATCCCAGACTGGTTTCTTAACAGAAAGAAGGACCACAAGGACGGGCGTTTCTCTCAGGTGGTTTCCAATGCCCTCGACATGAAGCTCAGAGATGATTTGGAACGTCTCAAGAAGATCAG GAATCACCGTGGTTTAAGACATTACTGGGGCCTTCGAGTGCGTGGACAACACACAAAGACCACTGGTCGTAGGGGAAAGACTGTTGGTGTCTCAAAGAAGCGTTGA